In Corylus avellana chromosome ca2, CavTom2PMs-1.0, the following proteins share a genomic window:
- the LOC132170875 gene encoding squalene epoxidase 3-like encodes MSHHHTLSSYSLSLWSNIINPHYQPTPITPRRSKTRASIPPEVEGKGELFIPAHCCCCSSSSSWFHCFVRKKEMFVIGQHVLWTFFASLFGFVLLYTLRRNNNSNANKRKTKKMTFPQECAKESFPDGKCRPVNGSGTDVIIVGAGVAGSALAYTLAKDGRRVHVIERDLTEPDRIVGELLQPGGYLKLIELGLEDCLEEIDAQRVLGYALFKDEKNARLSYPLEKFDSDVAGRSFHNGRFIQRMREKAATLSNVQLEQGTVTSLLEENGVVRGVQYKSKDGQLHKAYAPLTVVCDGCFSNLRRTLCNPKVDVPSCFVGLVLENCQLPFANHGHVILADPSPILFYPISSTEVRCLVDVPGQKLPSVANGEMASYLKTVVAPQIPSELHDAFIAAVDKGNIRTMPNRSMPADPHPTPGALLMGDAFNMRHPLTGGGMTVALSDIVVLRDLLKPLRNLNDAGSLSKYLESFYTLRKPMASTINTLAGALYKVFSASPDPARKEMRQACFDYLSLGGIFSTGPVAILSGLNPRPLSLFLHFFAVAIYGVARLLLPYPSPRRMWIGARLISGASCIIFPIIKAEGVRQMFLPATVPAYYSARAPPHQV; translated from the exons ATGTCTCACCACCACACCCTTTCCTCCTACAGTCTCTCTCTATGGTCCAACATAATAAATCCACACTATCAGCCGACCCCCATAACTCCCAGAAGAAGCAAGACTAGAGCCAGCATTCCCCCAGAGGTAGAGGGAAAAGGAGAGCTTTTCATCCCAGCccattgttgttgttgttcttcttcttcttcttggttcCATTGTTTTGTTCGGAAGAAGGAAATGTTTGTCATCGGTCAGCACGTGCTCTGGACTTTCTTTGCCTCCCTGTTCGGCTTCGTCCTTCTCTACACTCTCCGTCGCAATAACAATAGCAATGCCAATAAGAGAAAGACAAAGAAGATGACTTTTCCACAAGAATGCGCGAAAGAGAGCTTCCCCGACGGAAAATGCCGTCCCGTTAACGGCTCCGGCACCGACGTCATCATTGTCGGCGCCGGTGTCGCCGGTTCCGCCCTCGCTTACACCCTCGCCAAG GATGGCAGACGGGTTCATGTGATAGAAAGAGACTTGACAGAGCCGGACCGAATTGTCGGTGAGCTTCTTCAGCCTGGAGGATACCTGAAATTAATTGAATTGGGCCTTGAAG ATTGCTTGGAGGAAATTGATGCTCAGCGAGTGCTTGGATATGCTCTCTTCAAGGATGAAAAGAATGCTAGACTGTCTTATCCCTTGGAAAAATTTGATTCTGATGTGGCTGGGAGGAGCTTCCACAATGGGCGTTTTATCCAAAGGATGAGAGAAAAAGCCGCCACTCTTTCCAA TGTACAATTGGAGCAAGGTACAGTGACATCCCTTCTTGAAGAAAATGGGGTTGTTAGGGGGGTTCAATACAAATCCAAGGATGGTCAACTACATAAAGCTTATGCTCCTCTTACAGTTGTGTGTGATGGTTGCTTCTCAAATCTGCGCCGCACTCTTTGCAACCCGAAG GTAGACGTGCCCTCGTGTTTTGTGGGTTTAGTCTTGGAGAACTGTCAACTTCCATTTGCAAATCATGGGCATGTCATTTTGGCAGACCCTTCACCAATCTTGTTTTATCCAATCAGTAGTACAGAGGTTCGATGTTTGGTTGATGTACCCGGGCAGAAATTGCCTTCTGTTGCTAATGGTGAGATGGCCAGCTATTTGAAAACGGTGGTGGCTCCACAG ATTCCATCTGAGCTTCATGATGCCTTCATAGCTGCAGTTGATAAAGGAAATATTAGAACTATGCCAAATAGAAGCATGCCAGCCGATCCACATCCTACTCCCGGAGCCCTCTTAATGGGCGATGCTTTCAACATGCGTCATCCTTTAACTGGTGGGGGGATGACTGTGGCATTATCTGATATTGTTGTGCTCAGAGATCTTCTCAAGCCCCTGCGTAACCTTAATGACGCAGGTTCATTGTCCAAATATCTCGAATCCTTTTACACCTTACGCAAG CCAATGGCGTCGACAATAAATACTCTGGCCGGTGCCCTCTATAAGGTGTTTTCTGCTTCACCTGATCCTGCAAGGAAGGAGATGCGGCAAGCATGTTTTGACTATTTAAGCCTTGGAGGCATATTTTCGACAGGGCCGGTAGCTATACTGTCTGGTTTGAACCCTCGTCCATTAAGTTTATTTCTCCACTTCTTTGCTGTGGCAATATACGGTGTTGCTCGTCTACTACTACCATATCCTTCGCCTAGACGTATGTGGATTGGAGCTAGATTGATTTCG GGTGCATCATGTATAATATTTCCCATCATCAAGGCAGAAGGAGTGAGGCAAATGTTCCTCCCAGCAACGGTTCCGGCATATTATAGTGCTAGAGCTCCTCCCCATCAAGTGTGA
- the LOC132168503 gene encoding squalene monooxygenase SE1: MIQVSYKSTHIPSLNHPHPHSHSNSQSRPFHRRTLLYKTPSPPTTSLVLRNQSTPSTPTTPRRTKTRASIPREVEGKGVLLIPTHCSSSSSSWFHCFVPWKKIVLIDQHVLWTFFASLLGFVLLYTLRRNSSKRTTRKKNFPEECAEESFAGRECRPVNGSGTYVIIVGAGVAGSALAYTLGKDGRWVCLIERDLTEPDRIVGELRQPGGYLKLMELGLEGMRGEIFSPQHASFGACVRTNIKFD, encoded by the exons ATGATCCAAGTCTCCTACAAAAGCACCCACATTCCCTCCTTAAACCATCCACACCCACATTCACATTCAAATTCACAGTCACGCCCATTTCACCGCCGCACTCTCCTCTATAAAACCCCATCCCCTCCTACAACCTCTCTCGTCCTACGTAATCAATCCACACCATCAACCCCCACAACGCCCAGAAGAACCAAAACGAGAGCCAGCATTCCCAGAGAGGTAGAGGGAAAAGGAGTGCTTTTGATCCCAACCcattgttcttcttcttcttcttcttggttcCATTGTTTCGTTCCGTGGAAGAAAATTGTGTTGATAGATCAGCACGTGCTCTGGACCTTCTTTGCCTCGCTGCTTGGGTTCGTTCTTCTCTACACTCTCCGTCGGAATAGCAGCAAAAGAACGACAAGGAAGAAGAATTTCCCAGAAGAATGCGCGGAAGAGAGCTTCGCTGGCAGAGAATGCCGTCCCGTTAACGGCTCCGGCACCTATGTCATCATCGTCGGCGCCGGTGTCGCCGGTTCCGCCCTCGCTTACACCCTGGGCAAG GATGGAAGATGGGTTTGTTTGATAGAAAGAGACTTGACAGAGCCAGACCGAATTGTTGGTGAACTTCGCCAGCCTGGGGGATACCTGAAATTAATGGAATTGGGCCTTGAAGGTATGCGTGGAGAaatattttctccccaacatGCATCCTTTGGTGCATGCGTACgtacaaatataaaatttgacTAA
- the LOC132172208 gene encoding pentatricopeptide repeat-containing protein At3g49740-like isoform X1, whose product MKLTLIKSTAKQQRQLVKLNQLLAKLTRSNRCSDCLRLFTQIHSSQFPKPDHYTFSAAITACANLRETAFGNQLHAHAVSTGLRAYPHVANTLLSLYAKAEDLDSVRRVFDEIENPDVYSWTTVLSACTKLGCVEDAWEVFDKMPRKEVAVWNAMITGCVENGYTEVAVRLFSEMHRVGVRHDNYSFASVLSACSVKALGLGRQLHSLVFKTGYLVRASVVNALLTMYFNCGRVADAYEVFEEVETEVYDQITFNVMIDGLLSVGRNEEALEVFREMQEASLSPTELTFVSVMGSCSSARVGHQVHAETIKMGFEACTSVSNATITMYSSCGDLHAAQMVFERLEEKDLVSWNTMISSYAQGNFGKSAILAYMQMQRAGTDPDEFSFGSLLARSECLEIVEMMHALASKNGLLLQIQVSNALVSGYSKHGKIKQAYQIFHNIYPRNLISWNTIIAGSLLNGCPIQGLEQFSQLLNTELKPDVYTLSLVLSICASISSLQHGKQVHGYIVRSGLFSETSLGNALLTAYAKCGVLDWSLRVFNAMVERDTVSWNALISAYAQHGQGEDAVNCFEAMQDSSGVEPDQATFTAVLSACSHAGLVDDGSRIFNYMVKNYGMIPGVDHFSCIVDLLGRGGYLDEAERIMKSKHVETHPNIWWTLFSACAAHGNIRLARIIAGFLLETEGNNPSIYVLLSNIYAAVGQWEESAKVRELIKKTGVMKQPGCSWIGS is encoded by the coding sequence ATGAAGCTCACGCTTATCAAAAGCACCGCCAAACAACAACGGCAACTTGTTAAGCTCAACCAATTGCTCGCAAAGCTCACTCGCTCAAACCGTTGCTCCGATTGCCTCCGCCTATTCACCCAAATCCACTCGTCCCAATTCCCCAAACCAGACCACTACACCTTCTCCGCCGCTATCACCGCTTGCGCGAATCTCCGGGAGACAGCATTCGGAAACCAGCTCCACGCCCATGCTGTATCCACGGGCCTCAGAGCCTACCCTCACGTTGCAAATACTCTGCTTTCGCTTTATGCTAAAGCGGAGGATTTGGATTCGGTGAGACGGGTCTTCGACGAGATTGAGAACCCGGATGTTTATTCGTGGACGACGGTGTTGTCAGCGTGTACAAAGCTTGGGTGCGTTGAGGATGCGTGggaggtgtttgataaaatgccgAGGAAGGAGGTGGCGGTTTGGAATGCAATGATTACGGGGTGTGTGGAGAATGGGTATACGGAGGTTGCTGTTCGTTTGTTTAGTGAAATGCATAGGGTGGGTGTTAGGCATGACAATTACAGTTTTGCTAGTGTTTTGAGTGCGTGCTCTGTAAAGGCATTGGGTTTAGGGAGGCAGTTGCATTCGTTGGTATTCAAAACAGGGTATTTAGTTAGAGCCTCGGTGGTTAATGCTCTGCTTACGATGTACTTTAATTGTGGACGCGTTGCCGATGCTTATGAGGTATTTGAAGAAGTAGAAACTGAGGTATATGATCAGATTACTTTTAATGTGATGATAGATGGTTTGTTAAGCGTGGGAAGAAATGAAGAGGCCTTGGAAGTGTTCAGAGAGATGCAAGAGGCTTCTCTCAGTCCTACTGAGTTGACTTTTGTGAGTGTGATGGGATCGTGTTCATCTGCAAGAGTCGGACATCAAGTACATGCCGAAACGATCAAGATGGGTTTTGAAGCATGTACATCTGTGAGCAATGCGACTATAACCATGTATTCCAGTTGTGGGGATTTACATGCTGCTCAGATGGTGTTTGAGAGACTGGAGGAGAAGGATCTTGTCTCATGGAACACCATGATTTCCAGCTACGCTCAAGGGAATTTTGGTAAATCAGCAATCTTGGCCTACATGCAAATGCAAAGGGCAGGAACTGACCCTGATGAGTTTAGTTTTGGAAGCTTGCTGGCAAGGTCAGAGTGCTTAGAAATTGTGGAGATGATGCACGCCCTTGCATCTAAAAATGGGCTCTTGTTGCAAATCCAAGTATCAAATGCATTAGTTTCTGGATACTCTAAGCATGGGAAGATAAAGCAGGCTTATCAAATATTCCACAATATCTACCCCAGAAATTTGATATCCTGGAATACTATTATTGCAGGGTCGTTGTTAAATGGATGTCCAATACAGGGCTTAGAACAATTCTCTCAATTGCTGAATACAGAACTAAAGCCGGATGTGTATACCCTCAGTCTTGTTTTGAGCATTTGTGCAAGCATTTCATCCTTGCAACATGGGAAACAGGTTCATGGTTATATTGTCAGATCCGGGTTATTTTCAGAGACGTCTTTGGGTAATGCCCTCCTGACAGCTTATGCAAAATGTGGGGTTTTAGATTGGTCTTTGAGAGTGTTCAACGCAATGGTTGAAAGAGATACAGTTTCTTGGAATGCCCTAATATCTGCATATGCACAGCATGGGCAAGGAGAAGATGCCGTGAACTGTTTTGAGGCAATGCAAGACTCGTCTGGGGTTGAACCAGATCAGGCAACCTTCACTGCAGTTCTTTCTGCCTGCAGTCATGCAGGTTTAGTTGATGATGGTTCTCGGATTTTCAACTACATGGTGAAAAATTATGGCATGATTCCCGGAGTGGATCATTTTTCTTGCATTGTCGACCTTCTAGGCCGTGGTGGGTATCTTGATGAGGCAGAAAGAATAATGAAGAGTAAGCATGTTGAAACACATCCCAATATCTGGTGGACATTGTTTAGTGCTTGTGCAGCTCACGGTAATATAAGACTAGCAAGAATTATTGCTGGATTTCTTCTTGAAACTGAAGGCAACAATCCATCAATTTATGTGCTTTTGTCAAACATATATGCAGCTGTTGGGCAATGGGAAGAATCAGCTAAGGTCAGGGAATTGATAAAGAAAACTGGGGTGATGAAGCAACCTGGCTGCAGTTGGATTGGGTCATAA
- the LOC132172209 gene encoding squalene epoxidase 3-like: MSVIHQHVLWTFFASLFGFVLLYTLRRTNNSNANKRKTKKMTFPQECAKESFPDGECRPVNGSGTDVIIVGAGVAGTALAYTLAKDGRRVHVIERDLTEPDRIVGELLQPGGYLKLIELGLEDCLEEIDAQRVLGYALFKDGKNARLSYPFEKFNSDAAGRSFHNGRFIRRMREKAATLSNVQLEQGTVTSLLEENGVVRGVQYKSKDGQQQKAYAPLTVVCDGCFSNLRRTLCNPKVDVPSCFVGLVLENCQLPFANHGHVILADPSPILFYPISSTEVRCLVDVPGQKLPSVATGEMASYLKTVVAPQIPSELHDAFISAVYKGNIRTMPNRSMPADPHPTPGALLIGDAFNMRHPLTGGGMIVALSDIVVLRDLLKPLRNLNDAGSLSKYLESFYTLRKPVASTINTLAGALYKVFSVSPDPARKEMRQACFDYLSLGGIFSTGPVALLSGLNPCLLSLFLHFFAVAIYGVGRLLLPYPSPRRMWIDSLLLHGAPGIIFPIIKAEGVRQTFLLATVPAYYRARAPPIKCDIYKDITNIE; this comes from the exons ATGTCTGTCATCCATCAGCACGTGCTCTGGACTTTCTTTGCCTCCCTGTTCGGCTTCGTCCTTCTCTACACTCTCCGTCGCACTAACAATAGCAATGCCAATAAGAGAAAGACAAAGAAGATGACTTTTCCACAAGAATGCGCGAAAGAGAGCTTCCCCGACGGAGAATGCCGTCCCGTTAACGGCTCCGGCACCGACGTCATCATTGTCGGCGCCGGTGTCGCCGGTACCGCCCTCGCTTACACCCTCGCCAAG GATGGCAGACGGGTTCATGTGATAGAAAGAGACTTGACAGAGCCGGACCGAATTGTCGGTGAGCTTCTTCAGCCTGGAGGATACCTGAAATTAATTGAATTGGGCCTCGAAG ATTGCTTGGAGGAAATTGATGCTCAGCGAGTGCTTGGATATGCTCTCTTCAAGGATGGAAAGAATGCTAGACTGTCTTATCCCTTTGAAAAATTTAATTCTGATGCGGCTGGGAGGAGCTTCCACAATGGGCGTTTTATCCGAAGGATGAGAGAAAAAGCCGCCACTCTTTCCAA TGTACAATTGGAGCAAGGAACAGTGACATCCCTTCTTGAAGAAAATGGGGTTGTTAGGGGGGTTCAGTACAAATCTAAGGATGGTCAACAACAGAAAGCTTATGCTCCTCTTACAGTTGTGTGTGATGGTTGCTTCTCAAATCTGCGCCGCACTCTTTGTAACCCGAAG GTAGACGTGCCCTCGTGTTTTGTGGGTTTAGTCTTGGAGAACTGTCAACTTCCATTTGCAAATCATGGGCATGTCATTTTGGCAGACCCTTCACCAATCTTGTTTTATCCAATCAGTAGTACAGAGGTTCGATGTTTGGTTGATGTACCCGGGCAGAAATTGCCTTCTGTTGCTACTGGAGAGATGGCCAGCTATTTGAAAACGGTGGTGGCTCCACAG ATTCCATCTGAGCTTCATGATGCCTTCATATCTGCAGTTTATAAAGGAAATATTAGAACTATGCCAAATAGAAGCATGCCAGCCGATCCACATCCTACTCCCGGAGCCCTCTTAATTGGCGATGCTTTCAACATGCGTCATCCTTTAACTGGTGGGGGGATGATTGTGGCATTATCTGATATTGTTGTGCTCAGAGATCTTCTCAAGCCCCTGCGTAACCTTAATGACGCAGGTTCATTGTCCAAATATCTCGAATCCTTTTACACCTTGCGCAAG CCAGTGGCGTCGACAATAAATACTCTGGCCGGTGCCCTCTATAAGGTATTTTCTGTTTCGCCTGATCCTGCAAGGAAAGAGATGCGGCAAGCATGTTTTGACTATTTAAGCCTTGGAGGCATATTTTCGACAGGGCCGGTGGCTTTACTATCTGGTCTGAACCCTTGTCTATTAAGTTTATTTCTCCACTTCTTTGCTGTGGCAATATACGGTGTTGGTCGTCTGCTACTACCATATCCTTCGCCTAGACgcatgtggattg ACTCTCTTCTTTTACATGGTGCGCCAGGTATAATATTTCCCATCATTAAGGCAGAAGGAGTGAGGCAGACGTTTCTCCTTGCAACGGTTCCGGCATATTATAGAGCTAGAGCTCCTCCTATCAAGTGTGACATCTACAAGGATATCACAAACATcgagtag
- the LOC132168511 gene encoding uncharacterized protein LOC132168511 translates to MQRILQASHDYLFAQRRGQPRVSQGGAPVELGWKPPEIGWCKGNWDAAVEKDVGRMGLAVVIRDPGGNLLAARCEMRMGCLAPAAAEAHAVLLAIRLCRELGFEWVQLEGDAKLVIDAVSSMAKDFSRMGHVTEDIKQELNSLVH, encoded by the coding sequence ATGCAGAGGATTCTACAAGCAAGTCATGATTATCTGTTTGCCCAGCGGAGGGGTCAGCCGAGGGTCTCTCAAGGTGGGGCTCCCGTTGAGCTTGGCTGGAAGCCTCCAGAAATAGGTTGGTGCAAAGGGAATTGGGATGCGGCTGTTGAGAAGGATGTGGGCCGAATGGGTCTGGCTGTTGTGATACGTGATCCGGGTGGCAACTTGCTGGCGGCGAGATGTGAAATGCGCATGGGTTGTCTTGCTCCAGCTGCGGCAGAAGCACATGCAGTTTTATTGGCAATTAGGTTGTGCCGTGAACTGGGTTTCGAGTGGGTGCAGCTGGAAGGAGATGCCAAATTAGTGATAGATGCGGTTTCGTCAATGGCTAAGGACTTTAGCAGGATGGGGCATGTTACTGAGGACATCAAACAGGAACTGAATTCTTTGGTTCATTAG
- the LOC132172359 gene encoding LOW QUALITY PROTEIN: putative pentatricopeptide repeat-containing protein At5g65820 (The sequence of the model RefSeq protein was modified relative to this genomic sequence to represent the inferred CDS: inserted 1 base in 1 codon) produces MRRLSSKTMTFFNNHPHFLYSSKSNQPFNLLHAASHSTHHEIPQSHPSHSQMGLPQTPTQFNPNRRRPTGQSNRNHLSDAARTGFGLVRLQNHPDDQTHRQSHDEFAADIEKVYRILKKFHSRVPKLELALVESGVVMRSGLAERVLNRCGDAGNLGYWFFVWASKQPGYRHSFEVYKSMIKILGKMRQFGAVWALIEEMRRDNPQLISPEVFVVLMRRFASARMVKKAIEVLDEMPKYGCEPDEYVFGYLLDALCKNGSVKEAALLFEDMRVRFRPTIKHFTSLLYGWCREGKLMEAKFVLVQMREAGFEPDIVVYNNLLSGYAQVGKMSDAFDLLKEMKRKGCEPNATSYTILIQALSXEADVVTYTTLISGFCKWGKIDKSYELLDSMIQQGHTPNQTTYLHIMIAHEKKEQLEECMELVEEMRKIGVSMLGFTIQ; encoded by the exons ATGCGGAGATTATCTTCTAAAACCATGACTTTCTTCAATAATCACCCTCACTTCCTCTATTCCTCCAAATCAAATCAGCCCTTCAACCTCCTTCACGCGGCGTCACACTCCACACACCATGAAATTCCCCAATCCCATCCCTCACACTCTCAAATGGGTCTTCCCCAAACCCCAACACAATTCAACCCAAACCGTAGAAGACCCACCGGCCAGAGCAACCGCAATCATCTATCAGACGCTGCAAGAACTGGGTTTGGGCTAGTTCGCCTTCAAAATCACCCAGACGATCAGACTCACAGACAGAGCCACGACGAGTTCGCCGCCGATATCGAAAAGGTATATAGAATCTTAAAGAAATTCCACTCGAGGGTTCCCAAATTGGAGCTCGCTTTGGTAGAATCCGGTGTTGTTATGCGTTCGGGTTTAGCCGAGCGCGTATTGAATCGCTGCGGCGATGCCGGGAACTTGGGGTACTGGTTTTTCGTTTGGGCTTCGAAGCAGCCCGGATACAGGCATAGCTTTGAAGTGTATAAATCTATGATAAAGATTTTAGGGAAAATGAGGCAATTCGGTGCTGTTTGGGCTTTGATTGAGGAAATGAGGAGGGATAATCCCCAGTTGATTTCCCCAGAAGTGTTTGTAGTTCTAATGAGGCGGTTTGCCTCCGCCAGGATGGTTAAGAAAGCGATTGAAGTATTGGATGAGATGCCAAAGTATGGCTGTGAGCCTGATGAGTATGTGTTTGGGTATTTGTTGGACGCTTTGTGCAAAAATGGTAGTGTTAAGGAAGCTGCATTGTTGTTTGAGGATATGAGGGTTCGGTTTAGGCCGACAATTAAGCATTTTACGTCATTGTTGTATGGTTGGTGTAGAGAAGGGAAGCTTATGGAGGCCAAGTTTGTGTTGGTGCAGATGAGAGAGGCCGGGTTTGAGCCGGACATTGTGGTTTATAACAATTTGCTTAGTGGGTATGCTCAAGTGGGGAAGATGAGTGATGCTTTTGATCTTTTGAAGGAGATGAAGAGGAAGGGTTGTGAACCGAATGCGACTTCCTATACTATTTTGATTCAGGCGCTAA GGGAGGCTGACGTTGTGACGTACACTACCTTGATTAGTGGGTTTTGCAAGTGGGGGAAGATTGATAAGAGTTATGAGCTTTTGGATAGTATGATACAGCAGGGACATACTCCAAATCAGACAACTTATTTGCATATCATGATTGCGCATGAGAAGAAGGAACAGCTGGAAGAGTGCATGGAGCTTGTGGAGGAGATGCGGAAGATTGGTGTCAGTATGTTAGGATTTACAATACAGTGA
- the LOC132172208 gene encoding pentatricopeptide repeat-containing protein At3g49740-like isoform X2, with amino-acid sequence MKLTLIKSTAKQQRQLVKLNQLLAKLTRSNRCSDCLRLFTQIHSSQFPKPDHYTFSAAITACANLRETAFGNQLHAHAVSTGLRAYPHVANTLLSLYAKAEDLDSVRRVFDEIENPDVYSWTTVLSACTKLGCVEDAWEVFDKMPRKEVAVWNAMITGCVENGYTEVAVRLFSEMHRVGVRHDNYSFASVLSACSVKALGLGRQLHSLVFKTGYLVRASVVNALLTMYFNCGRVADAYEVFEEVETEVYDQITFNVMIDGLLSVGRNEEALEVFREMQEASLSPTELTFVSVMGSCSSARVGHQVHAETIKMGFEACTSVSNATITMYSSCGDLHAAQMVFERLEEKDLVSWNTMISSYAQGNFGKSAILAYMQMQRAGTDPDEFSFGSLLARSECLEIVEMMHALASKNGLLLQIQVSNALVSGYSKHGKIKQAYQIFHNIYPRNLISWNTIIAGSLLNGCPIQGLEQFSQLLNTELKPDVYTLSLVLSICASISSLQHGKQVHGYIVRSGLFSETSLGNALLTAYAKCGVLDWSLRVFNAMVERDTVSWNALISAYAQHGQGEDAVNCFEAMQDSSGVEPDQATFTAVLSACSHAGLVDDGSRIFNYMVKNYGMIPGVDHFSCIVDLLGRGGYLDEAERIMKSKHVETHPNIWWTLFSACAAHAVGQWEESAKVRELIKKTGVMKQPGCSWIGS; translated from the exons ATGAAGCTCACGCTTATCAAAAGCACCGCCAAACAACAACGGCAACTTGTTAAGCTCAACCAATTGCTCGCAAAGCTCACTCGCTCAAACCGTTGCTCCGATTGCCTCCGCCTATTCACCCAAATCCACTCGTCCCAATTCCCCAAACCAGACCACTACACCTTCTCCGCCGCTATCACCGCTTGCGCGAATCTCCGGGAGACAGCATTCGGAAACCAGCTCCACGCCCATGCTGTATCCACGGGCCTCAGAGCCTACCCTCACGTTGCAAATACTCTGCTTTCGCTTTATGCTAAAGCGGAGGATTTGGATTCGGTGAGACGGGTCTTCGACGAGATTGAGAACCCGGATGTTTATTCGTGGACGACGGTGTTGTCAGCGTGTACAAAGCTTGGGTGCGTTGAGGATGCGTGggaggtgtttgataaaatgccgAGGAAGGAGGTGGCGGTTTGGAATGCAATGATTACGGGGTGTGTGGAGAATGGGTATACGGAGGTTGCTGTTCGTTTGTTTAGTGAAATGCATAGGGTGGGTGTTAGGCATGACAATTACAGTTTTGCTAGTGTTTTGAGTGCGTGCTCTGTAAAGGCATTGGGTTTAGGGAGGCAGTTGCATTCGTTGGTATTCAAAACAGGGTATTTAGTTAGAGCCTCGGTGGTTAATGCTCTGCTTACGATGTACTTTAATTGTGGACGCGTTGCCGATGCTTATGAGGTATTTGAAGAAGTAGAAACTGAGGTATATGATCAGATTACTTTTAATGTGATGATAGATGGTTTGTTAAGCGTGGGAAGAAATGAAGAGGCCTTGGAAGTGTTCAGAGAGATGCAAGAGGCTTCTCTCAGTCCTACTGAGTTGACTTTTGTGAGTGTGATGGGATCGTGTTCATCTGCAAGAGTCGGACATCAAGTACATGCCGAAACGATCAAGATGGGTTTTGAAGCATGTACATCTGTGAGCAATGCGACTATAACCATGTATTCCAGTTGTGGGGATTTACATGCTGCTCAGATGGTGTTTGAGAGACTGGAGGAGAAGGATCTTGTCTCATGGAACACCATGATTTCCAGCTACGCTCAAGGGAATTTTGGTAAATCAGCAATCTTGGCCTACATGCAAATGCAAAGGGCAGGAACTGACCCTGATGAGTTTAGTTTTGGAAGCTTGCTGGCAAGGTCAGAGTGCTTAGAAATTGTGGAGATGATGCACGCCCTTGCATCTAAAAATGGGCTCTTGTTGCAAATCCAAGTATCAAATGCATTAGTTTCTGGATACTCTAAGCATGGGAAGATAAAGCAGGCTTATCAAATATTCCACAATATCTACCCCAGAAATTTGATATCCTGGAATACTATTATTGCAGGGTCGTTGTTAAATGGATGTCCAATACAGGGCTTAGAACAATTCTCTCAATTGCTGAATACAGAACTAAAGCCGGATGTGTATACCCTCAGTCTTGTTTTGAGCATTTGTGCAAGCATTTCATCCTTGCAACATGGGAAACAGGTTCATGGTTATATTGTCAGATCCGGGTTATTTTCAGAGACGTCTTTGGGTAATGCCCTCCTGACAGCTTATGCAAAATGTGGGGTTTTAGATTGGTCTTTGAGAGTGTTCAACGCAATGGTTGAAAGAGATACAGTTTCTTGGAATGCCCTAATATCTGCATATGCACAGCATGGGCAAGGAGAAGATGCCGTGAACTGTTTTGAGGCAATGCAAGACTCGTCTGGGGTTGAACCAGATCAGGCAACCTTCACTGCAGTTCTTTCTGCCTGCAGTCATGCAGGTTTAGTTGATGATGGTTCTCGGATTTTCAACTACATGGTGAAAAATTATGGCATGATTCCCGGAGTGGATCATTTTTCTTGCATTGTCGACCTTCTAGGCCGTGGTGGGTATCTTGATGAGGCAGAAAGAATAATGAAGAGTAAGCATGTTGAAACACATCCCAATATCTGGTGGACATTGTTTAGTGCTTGTGCAGCTCACG CTGTTGGGCAATGGGAAGAATCAGCTAAGGTCAGGGAATTGATAAAGAAAACTGGGGTGATGAAGCAACCTGGCTGCAGTTGGATTGGGTCATAA